One Burkholderia cepacia genomic window carries:
- a CDS encoding ABC transporter substrate-binding protein gives MSFSIRAALGRTTLSARRAAVTTLAAALAVAGLGAARPARAEGQIRIAEQFGVVYLMLNVARDQQLIEKEGRKAGLDIKVDWVRLSGGAAVNDALLSGAVDIAGAGVGPLLTVWDRTHGRQNVKGVASLGNLPYYLVSNNPNVKTLADFTAKDRIAVPAVGVSVQSRVLQYAVAKQWGDQQYAKLDGLTQAIPHPDATAAILANGSVITAHFGNPPFQEQELAGNPNAHIVLNSYDVLGGPSSATVLYATEKFRNENPKTYRAFVAALAEAARVIVADPERAADAYIRANGSKIDRALLLKIVRNPQVQFKTAPQNTFKLAQFMYRIGAIRNEPKSWRDYFFDDPATAGGS, from the coding sequence ATGTCGTTCTCGATTCGCGCGGCACTGGGCCGCACGACGCTGTCCGCACGCCGTGCGGCCGTCACCACGCTTGCCGCGGCGCTCGCCGTCGCGGGCCTCGGGGCCGCGCGGCCCGCGCGCGCCGAAGGGCAGATCCGCATCGCCGAGCAGTTCGGCGTCGTCTACCTGATGCTGAACGTCGCGCGCGACCAGCAGCTGATCGAGAAGGAAGGCCGCAAGGCGGGCCTCGACATCAAGGTCGACTGGGTGCGCCTGTCGGGCGGCGCGGCCGTGAACGACGCGCTGCTGTCCGGCGCGGTCGACATCGCGGGCGCGGGCGTCGGCCCGCTGCTGACGGTGTGGGACCGCACGCATGGCCGGCAGAACGTGAAGGGCGTCGCGTCGCTCGGCAACCTGCCGTACTACCTCGTCAGCAACAATCCGAATGTGAAGACGCTCGCCGACTTCACCGCGAAGGACCGCATCGCGGTGCCGGCCGTCGGCGTGTCCGTGCAGTCGCGCGTGCTGCAGTATGCGGTTGCGAAGCAGTGGGGCGACCAGCAATACGCGAAGCTCGACGGCCTCACGCAGGCGATTCCGCACCCCGACGCGACGGCCGCGATTCTGGCGAACGGCAGCGTGATCACCGCCCACTTCGGCAATCCGCCGTTCCAGGAGCAGGAGCTGGCGGGCAATCCGAACGCGCACATCGTGCTGAATTCATACGACGTGCTGGGCGGCCCGAGCTCGGCGACCGTGCTCTACGCGACCGAGAAGTTCCGCAACGAGAACCCGAAGACCTATCGCGCATTCGTCGCGGCGCTTGCGGAAGCCGCACGCGTGATCGTGGCCGACCCCGAGCGCGCGGCGGACGCCTACATCCGCGCGAACGGCTCGAAGATCGACCGCGCGCTGCTGCTGAAGATCGTGCGCAATCCACAGGTGCAATTCAAGACCGCGCCGCAGAACACGTTCAAGCTCGCGCAGTTCATGTACCGGATCGGCGCGATCCGCAACGAGCCGAAATCGTGGCGCGATTACTTCTTCGATGATCCCGCGACGGCGGGCGGGAGCTGA
- a CDS encoding TauD/TfdA dioxygenase family protein: MTIIATHTAEPSQRATPQHFEIRAFDGPLGAEVIGLDLSKPLDEAGFARIHRAHLDHHVLVFRDQRITPEQHIAFSRRFGPLQIHVLHQFGLAGHPEVLVVSNVVENGRPIGLGDAGQFWHSDLSYKEKPSLGSLLHAQELPSEGGDTLFANMHLAWDTLPAHLRRAAEGLRAEHTYLARYAELQARNPWRPNLSAEQIAQVKPVVHPVVRTHPETGRKALFVSEHFTTRIVGLPEDESRALLDELFAHSVRAEHQYRHVWRDHDLVFWDNRSLMHLAAGTPDHLRRKLYRTTIEGDAPF, from the coding sequence GTGACCATCATCGCTACCCATACCGCCGAGCCGTCGCAGCGCGCGACGCCGCAGCACTTCGAGATTCGCGCATTCGACGGGCCGCTGGGCGCAGAGGTGATCGGCCTCGACCTGTCGAAGCCGCTCGACGAAGCCGGCTTCGCACGCATCCATCGCGCGCATCTCGATCATCACGTGCTGGTGTTCCGCGACCAGCGCATCACGCCGGAACAGCACATCGCGTTCAGCCGCCGCTTCGGCCCGCTGCAGATCCACGTGCTGCACCAGTTCGGGCTGGCCGGGCACCCGGAAGTGCTGGTCGTGTCGAACGTCGTCGAGAATGGCCGGCCGATCGGTCTCGGCGATGCCGGTCAATTCTGGCACTCCGACCTGTCGTACAAGGAAAAGCCGAGCCTCGGCTCGCTGCTGCATGCGCAGGAGCTGCCGTCCGAAGGCGGCGACACGCTGTTCGCGAACATGCATCTCGCGTGGGACACGCTGCCCGCGCACCTGCGCCGCGCGGCCGAAGGGCTGCGCGCCGAGCATACGTATCTCGCGCGCTATGCGGAACTGCAGGCGCGCAATCCGTGGCGGCCGAACCTGTCCGCCGAGCAGATCGCGCAGGTGAAGCCGGTCGTGCATCCGGTCGTGCGCACGCACCCGGAGACGGGCCGCAAGGCGCTGTTCGTCAGCGAGCATTTCACGACGCGCATCGTCGGCCTGCCCGAAGACGAAAGCCGCGCGCTGCTCGACGAACTGTTCGCGCACAGCGTGCGCGCCGAACATCAATACCGGCACGTGTGGCGCGACCACGATCTCGTGTTCTGGGACAACCGTTCGCTGATGCATCTCGCGGCCGGCACGCCGGACCACCTGCGCCGCAAGCTGTATCGCACGACGATCGAGGGCGACGCGCCGTTCTGA
- a CDS encoding ABC transporter ATP-binding protein, with protein sequence MNVTTSRSWTLPAAARPGPSPVTRAAAGAPAADVRPAPDAAAPSTPSERLLAIDRVSLEYRSRARIVRATHQVSFDVYGGDRFVLLGPSGCGKSTLLKAIAGFIEPASGTIALGGEPVRGPGADRVVVFQEFDQLPPWKTVAENVAFPLRVAKKLPRAEARERALHYLDKVGLAAFADAYPHTLSGGMKQRVAIARALANRPRILLMDEPFGALDALTRRKMQEELLRLWDDVRFTLLFVTHSIEEALVVGNRILLLSPHPGRVRAELNSHAYSQDSVGRADFRDSVARIHRLLFETNDEFAQETER encoded by the coding sequence GTGAACGTCACCACGTCAAGAAGCTGGACGCTGCCCGCAGCGGCGCGTCCGGGGCCGTCGCCTGTCACGCGGGCCGCGGCCGGCGCGCCGGCCGCCGACGTCCGGCCCGCGCCGGACGCAGCCGCGCCATCCACGCCCAGCGAGCGCCTGCTCGCGATCGACCGCGTGAGTCTCGAATACCGCAGCCGCGCGCGCATCGTCCGCGCGACGCATCAGGTGAGCTTCGACGTGTACGGCGGCGACCGCTTCGTGCTGCTCGGGCCGTCCGGTTGCGGCAAGTCGACGCTGCTGAAGGCGATCGCAGGCTTCATCGAGCCGGCGTCCGGCACGATCGCGCTCGGCGGCGAGCCGGTGCGCGGGCCCGGCGCCGATCGCGTCGTCGTGTTTCAGGAATTCGATCAGTTGCCGCCGTGGAAGACGGTTGCCGAGAACGTCGCGTTCCCGCTGCGCGTCGCGAAGAAGCTGCCGCGCGCCGAAGCGCGCGAGCGCGCATTGCACTATCTCGACAAGGTGGGCCTCGCGGCATTCGCCGATGCGTATCCACACACGCTGTCCGGCGGCATGAAGCAGCGCGTGGCGATCGCCCGCGCGCTGGCGAACCGCCCGCGCATCCTGCTGATGGACGAGCCGTTCGGTGCGCTCGACGCGCTGACCCGCCGCAAGATGCAGGAGGAGCTGCTGCGGCTGTGGGACGACGTGCGCTTCACGCTGCTGTTCGTCACGCATTCGATCGAGGAGGCGCTCGTCGTCGGCAACCGCATTCTGCTGCTGTCGCCACACCCGGGCCGCGTGCGCGCGGAGCTCAACAGTCACGCGTATTCGCAGGACAGCGTCGGCCGCGCCGATTTCCGCGACAGCGTCGCGCGCATTCACCGGCTGCTGTTCGAGACGAACGACGAGTTCGCGCAGGAGACCGAACGATGA